In the genome of Oncorhynchus mykiss isolate Arlee chromosome 18, USDA_OmykA_1.1, whole genome shotgun sequence, one region contains:
- the LOC110495941 gene encoding quinone oxidoreductase-like protein 1 isoform X1, translating into MHVVSGRFSTMKGLYCKVGETAAEAKFVIQETNVPSDLGSNQVKVQVKACALSPLDLKLHEDLKLQRDLVPVGREIVGIVLQVGPKVTFFQPDDEVVGILPLDTAMSGLCEAVVINENHLVQKPEKLRWVEVAGAIRDGLRAYTALHTLARMASGHTLLVLDGASPFGVLSIQLAHYHGVKVLASALSSEDQKFLEQLRPSVGVRESLVARVIGVWDTKVDLVDSCLEETGGLGVDIVIDSGVRLHEEEPEARCLLPYKHDIITLLGVGGHWVTTEQNLQLDPPDSRSLFLKAASLSFLNEEVWGASSARQGRYLHIMKDIVEKLSTGTLRPQLEDPVPLYDATVSMEMVQKKQVRKRLVIQL; encoded by the exons ATGCACGTAGTTAGCGGACG TTTTTCCACCATGAAAGGGCTTTACTGTAAAGTGGGTGAAACTGCTGCAGAGGCGAAATTTGTCATCCAGGAAACG AATGTACCCAGTGACCTCGGTAGCAACCAGGTTAAAGTGCAAGTGAAGGCATGTGCCCTTAGTCCACTGGATTTAAAA CTACATGAGGATCTAAAGTTGCAAAGGGACCTGGTGCCAGTAGGGAGGGAGATTGTTGGGATCGTCCTCCAAG ttggGCCTAAGGTGACCTTTTTCCAACCTGATGATGAAGTTGTAG GAATTCTGCCCTTGGATACAGCGATGTCTGGTTTGTGCGAAGCCGTCGTCATCAACGAGAATCATCTTG TGCAGAAGCCAGAGAAGTTGAGATGGGTGGAGGTGGCAGGGGCTATTCGGGATGGACTCCGGGCCTATACAGCCCTCCATACCCTAGCCCGTATGGCATCCGGGCACACACTGCTGGTGCTGGATGGAGCCAGT CCCTTTGGAGTTCTGTCCATCCAGCTGGCCCACTACCATGGGGTTAAAGTACTGGCGTCAGCTCTGTCCTCCGAAGACCAGAAGTTCCTGGAGCAGCTTCGGCCCAGCGTCG GAGTGCGAGAGTCTCTTGTAG CCAGAGTGATAGGTGTGTGGGATACCAAGGTGGACCTGGTGGATTCCTGTTTGGAAGAGACAGGCGGTCTAGGGGTGGACATTGTCATTGACTCTGGAG TGAGATTGCATGAGGAGGAGCCAGAGGCCAGGTGTCTTCTGCCCTACAAGCATGACATCATCACCCTGCTCGGGGTCGGAGGTCACTGGGTTACAACTGAGCAAAACCTGCAG CTGGACCCTCCAGATAGCCGCAGCCTCTTCCTGAAGGCCGCCTCCCTGTCCTTCCTCAACGAGGAGGTGTGGGGGGCATCCAGTGCCCGCCAGGGGAGGTACCTCC ACATCATGAAGGATATAGTGGAGAAGCTTTCCACTGGGACCTTAAG GCCCCAGCTAGAGGACCCAGTGCCTTTGTATGATGCCACAGTTTCCATGGAGATGGTGCAAAAGAAACAAGTCCGTAAGAGGTTGGTTATTCAACTCTGA
- the LOC110495941 gene encoding quinone oxidoreductase-like protein 1 isoform X2 has product MHVVSGRFSTMKGLYCKVGETAAEAKFVIQETNVPSDLGSNQVKVQVKACALSPLDLKLHEDLKLQRDLVPVGREIVGIVLQVGPKVTFFQPDDEVVGILPLDTAMSGLCEAVVINENHLVQKPEKLRWVEVAGAIRDGLRAYTALHTLARMASGHTLLVLDGASPFGVLSIQLAHYHGVKVLASALSSEDQKFLEQLRPSVARVIGVWDTKVDLVDSCLEETGGLGVDIVIDSGVRLHEEEPEARCLLPYKHDIITLLGVGGHWVTTEQNLQLDPPDSRSLFLKAASLSFLNEEVWGASSARQGRYLHIMKDIVEKLSTGTLRPQLEDPVPLYDATVSMEMVQKKQVRKRLVIQL; this is encoded by the exons ATGCACGTAGTTAGCGGACG TTTTTCCACCATGAAAGGGCTTTACTGTAAAGTGGGTGAAACTGCTGCAGAGGCGAAATTTGTCATCCAGGAAACG AATGTACCCAGTGACCTCGGTAGCAACCAGGTTAAAGTGCAAGTGAAGGCATGTGCCCTTAGTCCACTGGATTTAAAA CTACATGAGGATCTAAAGTTGCAAAGGGACCTGGTGCCAGTAGGGAGGGAGATTGTTGGGATCGTCCTCCAAG ttggGCCTAAGGTGACCTTTTTCCAACCTGATGATGAAGTTGTAG GAATTCTGCCCTTGGATACAGCGATGTCTGGTTTGTGCGAAGCCGTCGTCATCAACGAGAATCATCTTG TGCAGAAGCCAGAGAAGTTGAGATGGGTGGAGGTGGCAGGGGCTATTCGGGATGGACTCCGGGCCTATACAGCCCTCCATACCCTAGCCCGTATGGCATCCGGGCACACACTGCTGGTGCTGGATGGAGCCAGT CCCTTTGGAGTTCTGTCCATCCAGCTGGCCCACTACCATGGGGTTAAAGTACTGGCGTCAGCTCTGTCCTCCGAAGACCAGAAGTTCCTGGAGCAGCTTCGGCCCAGCGTCG CCAGAGTGATAGGTGTGTGGGATACCAAGGTGGACCTGGTGGATTCCTGTTTGGAAGAGACAGGCGGTCTAGGGGTGGACATTGTCATTGACTCTGGAG TGAGATTGCATGAGGAGGAGCCAGAGGCCAGGTGTCTTCTGCCCTACAAGCATGACATCATCACCCTGCTCGGGGTCGGAGGTCACTGGGTTACAACTGAGCAAAACCTGCAG CTGGACCCTCCAGATAGCCGCAGCCTCTTCCTGAAGGCCGCCTCCCTGTCCTTCCTCAACGAGGAGGTGTGGGGGGCATCCAGTGCCCGCCAGGGGAGGTACCTCC ACATCATGAAGGATATAGTGGAGAAGCTTTCCACTGGGACCTTAAG GCCCCAGCTAGAGGACCCAGTGCCTTTGTATGATGCCACAGTTTCCATGGAGATGGTGCAAAAGAAACAAGTCCGTAAGAGGTTGGTTATTCAACTCTGA